A genomic region of Minwuia thermotolerans contains the following coding sequences:
- a CDS encoding cation:proton antiporter gives MNFFEIAAILVCLAAGFGVLNQFSLRLPNTIGLVVIGLVASLILIGLDAVIPGFSLDDRVRKELFGIDFADTLLEGMLGFLLFAGALHVDFDALRKEKWAVASMATIGVLTSAALVATGFHFLAGVPFIIALVFGALISPTDPVAVLGLLKRIKVPHSLETKIAAESLFNDGVAYVLFLIVTALAFGGHESTLGAVDVARLFVVEVGGGAVLGGVAGWLVFQAMRRMDDYALEVLLTLALVMGTYALAIRLHVSGPIAVVVAGLLIGHSGVRYGMSENTREHVEAFWRMIDEILNAVLFLLVGLEVLAVAFHTEDIILGLVCIPLVIAARFLAVGLPVTVLRLRRTFTTGAIPMLTWGGLRGGISVALVLSLPDESEYKPLLLTVTYVIVIFSIIVQGLTMENVIRYFLARKNPEPE, from the coding sequence GTGAATTTCTTCGAGATCGCCGCCATTCTGGTCTGTCTGGCCGCAGGTTTCGGCGTCCTCAACCAGTTTTCCCTGCGCCTGCCCAACACGATCGGCCTGGTCGTCATCGGCCTCGTCGCGTCCCTGATCCTGATCGGCCTCGACGCCGTGATACCGGGTTTTTCTCTCGACGACAGGGTGCGCAAGGAACTGTTCGGCATCGATTTCGCCGACACCCTGCTGGAGGGCATGCTCGGCTTCCTGCTGTTCGCCGGTGCGTTGCATGTCGACTTCGATGCGCTGCGCAAGGAGAAGTGGGCCGTCGCTTCCATGGCGACCATCGGCGTGCTCACCTCTGCGGCCCTGGTGGCGACGGGGTTCCACTTTCTCGCCGGGGTCCCCTTCATCATCGCGTTGGTCTTCGGCGCCCTGATCTCGCCGACCGATCCGGTCGCCGTGCTCGGCCTGCTGAAGCGCATCAAGGTGCCGCATTCGCTGGAGACCAAGATCGCGGCGGAAAGCCTGTTCAACGACGGGGTGGCCTATGTGCTCTTCCTGATCGTCACGGCGCTGGCCTTCGGCGGCCATGAGTCCACGCTCGGAGCGGTGGATGTGGCGCGGCTCTTCGTGGTTGAGGTCGGTGGCGGCGCGGTCCTCGGCGGCGTGGCAGGCTGGCTCGTCTTCCAGGCGATGCGGCGCATGGACGACTATGCGCTGGAGGTATTGCTCACCCTCGCTCTGGTGATGGGAACCTACGCTCTGGCGATCCGCCTGCACGTCAGTGGCCCCATCGCCGTTGTCGTGGCCGGTCTGCTGATCGGCCACAGCGGCGTCCGCTACGGCATGAGCGAGAATACTCGCGAACATGTCGAAGCCTTCTGGCGGATGATCGACGAGATTCTGAACGCGGTGCTGTTCCTGCTGGTCGGTCTGGAAGTGCTCGCCGTCGCCTTCCACACCGAAGACATCATACTGGGCCTCGTCTGCATCCCTCTGGTCATCGCGGCGCGGTTCCTGGCGGTCGGGCTGCCGGTCACTGTCCTGCGCCTGCGCCGTACTTTCACCACGGGTGCGATTCCCATGCTCACCTGGGGCGGCCTGCGCGGCGGCATCTCCGTGGCGCTGGTGCTTTCACTGCCCGACGAGAGCGAATACAAGCCGCTGCTGCTGACGGTCACCTATGTGATCGTCATTTTCTCGATCATCGTCCAGGGCCTGACGATGGAGAACGTGATCCGCTATTTTCTCGCCAGGAAGAACCCCGAGCCCGAATGA
- a CDS encoding VOC family protein encodes MTLPMDRNNLQMFHINVNCSNLDRSVAFYKALGFKVINDFSMDEPADGRDRTIGERTPGLAEILGVDPTARMRAAFLRLGDDARATILDLIEWIEPKPGGAPAHMTQMGMARLCFRVKDCDGAYQAAVAAGAECFTAPTMLAMGGTRQKVFCCYDPDRTILEFQEFQKP; translated from the coding sequence ATGACACTGCCGATGGACCGGAACAACCTGCAGATGTTCCATATCAACGTGAACTGCAGCAATCTCGATCGTTCCGTTGCCTTCTACAAGGCGCTGGGGTTCAAGGTGATCAACGATTTCAGCATGGATGAGCCGGCGGACGGCCGCGACCGGACGATCGGCGAACGGACGCCCGGCCTGGCGGAGATTCTCGGCGTCGATCCGACCGCGAGGATGCGCGCGGCCTTCCTGCGCCTCGGCGACGATGCGCGCGCGACGATCCTCGACCTGATCGAGTGGATCGAGCCGAAGCCCGGCGGCGCGCCCGCGCACATGACCCAGATGGGCATGGCGCGGCTCTGCTTCCGGGTGAAGGACTGTGACGGGGCCTATCAGGCCGCCGTGGCCGCCGGCGCGGAATGCTTCACCGCGCCGACGATGCTCGCCATGGGCGGCACGCGCCAGAAGGTGTTCTGCTGCTACGATCCCGATCGCACGATCCTGGAATTCCAGGAGTTCCAGAAGCCCTGA
- a CDS encoding glutathione S-transferase family protein: MSSPILHHYGISSYAEKVRPMLGLKRLAWSGVEIPSTLPKPDLVPLTGGYRKTPVMQIGADIYCDTRRIAEELERCWPEPSIMAGGRGLANVMSAFAEGPSFWTLAVYVMGANADVMPASFHEDRARMRGAAGADIKRIKASVPRHLEQLRPRLAWMADLFRDGRPFVAGDRPGLADFTLYHPLWFIRVNGPGVARVLEPHPALIAFMDRIAAIGHGEMRAMSAEAALDAAREAMPEPPAGVMANAEGWREGDLVEVTPTDYGREPVAGMLRGYGPEGITLVREDDRVGEVAVHFPRVGFAIRHARALCDAA, encoded by the coding sequence GTGTCCAGTCCGATACTTCATCATTACGGCATCTCTTCATATGCGGAGAAGGTCCGGCCCATGCTGGGTCTGAAGCGGCTTGCCTGGTCGGGCGTCGAAATCCCCTCGACGCTGCCGAAGCCGGATCTGGTGCCGCTGACCGGGGGTTACCGCAAGACGCCGGTCATGCAGATCGGCGCCGACATCTACTGCGACACGCGGCGGATCGCCGAAGAACTGGAGCGGTGCTGGCCGGAGCCGTCGATCATGGCGGGCGGCCGGGGGCTCGCCAATGTGATGTCGGCTTTCGCCGAGGGGCCGTCCTTCTGGACCCTGGCGGTCTACGTGATGGGGGCCAATGCCGACGTCATGCCGGCTTCGTTCCATGAGGATCGGGCCCGCATGCGGGGCGCGGCGGGCGCCGACATCAAACGCATCAAGGCCTCGGTGCCGCGCCATCTGGAACAGCTCCGGCCGCGGCTTGCCTGGATGGCGGACCTGTTTCGCGACGGCCGCCCGTTCGTCGCCGGTGATCGGCCGGGGCTGGCGGATTTCACGCTCTACCATCCGCTCTGGTTCATCCGCGTCAACGGCCCGGGCGTTGCGCGCGTTCTCGAACCGCATCCGGCGCTGATCGCCTTCATGGATCGCATTGCCGCGATCGGCCACGGCGAGATGCGCGCGATGAGCGCCGAAGCCGCCCTGGACGCCGCACGCGAGGCCATGCCGGAGCCGCCGGCTGGCGTCATGGCCAACGCCGAAGGCTGGCGCGAGGGCGACCTTGTCGAAGTGACGCCGACGGACTATGGCCGCGAGCCGGTCGCCGGCATGCTGAGGGGGTACGGCCCGGAAGGGATTACCCTGGTTCGCGAAGACGACAGGGTGGGTGAGGTGGCGGTGCATTTTCCCAGGGTCGGTTTCGCGATCCGCCATGCGCGGGCGTTGTGTGACGCAGCGTAG
- a CDS encoding flavin-containing monooxygenase — protein MTDKNKTHYEAIVIGAGVCGIYQIKRLADMGMDATVLEAGGDLGGTWYFNRYPGCRFDSESYTYGYTFSQELLDEWHWVEAYSPQPENLKYLNFVADKFDLRKYMQFNVFVKSAHWDEAENLWRLGLDDGRTLTTRFLVMGLGLLSQPTMPRVEGIDDFKGQSFHTYYWPHEGVDLKGKKVGIIGTGATAIQVIGEIADKVGELTVFQRRPNWAAPLNNYRIDDEKMAEIRARYDEIFANCAKSPGGFEHQPDRRGFWEVTREERIKLWDRLYDEPGFGIWLQNFREIFTDEKANAEFSEYIADRIRQRVNDKELAEKLIPRDHGFGVQRVPLETNYYEAYNRDNVHLVDLSETPLKRITEKGIMTSDDVEREFDIIIYGTGFDAITGAYDHIDIRGVGGERLKAKWDEAIQTYLGMFIHGFPNMFLPAGPQSGSASTNYPRGIETGVNWVSDMLEYVQERGYTRVEASAEAEKEWTDHVVQMYSVMLMRKAKSWFTGYNSNVEGHEAGNPRYLVYNGGAPKYVQRIKQVAGAGYEGIEMTSGEAYAAALNAQRVGDAAD, from the coding sequence GTGACCGACAAGAACAAGACACACTATGAGGCCATTGTGATAGGCGCCGGCGTGTGCGGCATCTATCAGATCAAGCGCCTCGCCGATATGGGCATGGACGCGACCGTGCTGGAGGCCGGGGGCGATCTCGGCGGCACATGGTATTTCAACCGCTATCCGGGCTGCCGTTTCGATTCGGAGAGCTACACCTACGGCTACACGTTCTCGCAGGAACTGCTGGACGAGTGGCACTGGGTCGAGGCCTATTCGCCGCAGCCGGAGAACCTGAAGTATCTGAACTTCGTTGCCGACAAGTTCGACCTGCGCAAGTACATGCAGTTCAACGTCTTCGTGAAGTCGGCGCACTGGGACGAGGCGGAGAACCTCTGGCGTCTTGGCCTGGACGACGGGCGCACCCTGACGACCCGCTTCCTGGTCATGGGCCTCGGTCTGCTTTCGCAGCCGACCATGCCGCGCGTCGAAGGTATCGACGACTTCAAGGGCCAGTCCTTCCACACCTATTACTGGCCGCACGAAGGCGTGGACCTGAAGGGCAAGAAGGTCGGCATCATCGGCACCGGCGCCACCGCCATCCAGGTGATCGGCGAGATCGCCGACAAGGTGGGCGAACTGACCGTGTTCCAGCGCCGGCCGAACTGGGCCGCGCCGCTGAACAACTACCGGATCGACGACGAAAAGATGGCGGAGATCCGCGCGCGCTATGACGAGATCTTCGCCAACTGCGCCAAGTCGCCGGGCGGCTTCGAGCATCAGCCCGACCGGCGCGGCTTCTGGGAAGTCACGCGGGAGGAGCGGATCAAGCTCTGGGACCGTCTTTATGACGAGCCGGGCTTCGGCATCTGGCTGCAGAACTTCCGGGAAATCTTTACCGACGAGAAGGCGAACGCGGAGTTCTCCGAATACATCGCCGACCGTATCCGCCAGCGCGTCAACGACAAGGAACTGGCCGAGAAGCTGATTCCGCGCGACCACGGCTTTGGCGTCCAGCGCGTGCCGCTGGAGACCAACTACTACGAGGCCTACAACCGCGACAACGTGCATCTGGTCGATCTCTCCGAGACGCCGCTCAAGCGGATCACGGAGAAGGGGATCATGACCTCCGACGACGTCGAGCGCGAGTTCGACATCATCATCTACGGCACGGGCTTCGACGCCATCACCGGCGCCTACGATCACATCGACATCCGTGGCGTCGGCGGCGAGCGCCTGAAGGCCAAGTGGGACGAGGCGATCCAGACCTATCTGGGCATGTTCATCCACGGTTTCCCGAACATGTTCCTGCCGGCCGGACCGCAGTCAGGCTCTGCGTCGACCAACTACCCGCGCGGCATCGAGACCGGCGTGAACTGGGTCAGCGACATGCTGGAATACGTCCAGGAGCGGGGCTATACCCGCGTCGAGGCGAGCGCCGAGGCCGAGAAGGAATGGACCGACCATGTGGTCCAGATGTACTCGGTCATGCTGATGCGGAAGGCCAAGTCCTGGTTCACCGGCTACAACTCGAACGTCGAGGGCCACGAGGCCGGCAATCCGCGCTATCTGGTCTACAACGGCGGCGCGCCGAAATACGTCCAGCGTATCAAGCAGGTCGCCGGCGCGGGCTATGAGGGCATCGAGATGACCTCCGGCGAGGCCTATGCCGCGGCCCTGAACGCCCAGCGCGTGGGCGACGCCGCCGACTGA
- a CDS encoding amidase, which translates to MSAELHWKSAAELTGDFRSGAVSPVEVTCAMLDRIETVDPLLGSYDEVTAERAMAQAARAETAWRAGEAGPLTGVPVAVKALCDMKGVRTAAGTKVMRERVAETDATVVRRLEEAGAVILGLLVMTEGASAVHHPETPQPKNPWNPDYWSGASSSGSGVAVAAGLCFGALGSDTAGSIRAPSHFNGVTGLKPTYGRVSRAKVFPLSATLDHLGPMTRSAEDAASMLRVIAGPDEADPTAVRRSISGDLAGLDQGIEGLRIGVDERWITDGVDPELSKSVLEAAAELERAGAVRVNVDAPDRGEAIRAGAAILHADVALAHRDLFPGREDDYGPHLAELIRIGQRLTGVELAEAHERRRNWTGRLAALHEEVDLLILPPTPAPAPPARLTHALSGDFFDQGDVFRFTLPFTLSGQPALTLPCGFSRLGLPLAFQLIGRPFEEAAALRAGMAWQARTDWHLRHPDEAAWQGHAA; encoded by the coding sequence GTGAGCGCGGAACTGCACTGGAAATCGGCGGCGGAACTGACCGGCGATTTCCGCAGCGGCGCCGTCTCGCCCGTAGAGGTGACGTGCGCCATGCTGGACCGGATCGAGACGGTCGACCCGCTGCTCGGCAGCTATGACGAAGTGACCGCCGAGCGGGCGATGGCTCAGGCGGCGCGGGCCGAGACGGCCTGGCGCGCAGGCGAAGCAGGACCGCTGACCGGCGTGCCGGTCGCCGTCAAGGCGCTCTGCGACATGAAGGGCGTGCGCACCGCCGCCGGCACGAAGGTGATGCGCGAGCGGGTCGCCGAGACGGACGCGACGGTCGTGCGGCGGCTGGAGGAAGCCGGCGCGGTGATCCTGGGCCTGCTGGTGATGACCGAGGGCGCCAGCGCGGTGCACCACCCCGAGACGCCGCAGCCGAAGAACCCCTGGAACCCCGACTACTGGTCGGGCGCGTCGTCCAGCGGCTCCGGGGTCGCCGTAGCCGCCGGTCTCTGCTTCGGCGCGCTGGGATCGGACACCGCGGGCTCGATACGCGCCCCGTCGCACTTCAATGGCGTGACCGGCCTGAAGCCGACCTATGGCCGGGTCTCGCGCGCCAAGGTGTTCCCGCTTTCGGCGACGCTGGACCATTTGGGACCGATGACGCGGAGCGCGGAAGACGCCGCCTCGATGCTGCGCGTCATCGCCGGGCCTGACGAGGCCGATCCGACGGCTGTACGGCGTTCGATCAGCGGCGATCTTGCCGGTCTGGATCAGGGCATCGAAGGGCTCAGGATCGGCGTCGACGAACGCTGGATCACCGACGGGGTCGATCCGGAACTCAGCAAATCGGTTCTGGAAGCGGCGGCAGAACTGGAGCGTGCCGGCGCCGTCCGGGTGAATGTCGATGCCCCCGACCGCGGGGAGGCGATCCGCGCCGGCGCGGCAATCCTGCATGCCGACGTCGCCTTGGCGCACCGCGACCTGTTTCCGGGACGCGAGGACGACTATGGCCCGCACCTCGCGGAGCTCATCCGCATCGGGCAACGCCTGACGGGCGTCGAACTCGCAGAGGCGCACGAACGCCGTCGGAACTGGACGGGGCGGCTGGCCGCGCTGCACGAGGAGGTCGATCTGCTGATCCTGCCGCCGACACCCGCGCCGGCGCCGCCGGCCCGGCTGACTCACGCACTGTCAGGCGACTTCTTCGATCAGGGCGATGTCTTCCGCTTCACCCTGCCCTTCACGCTATCCGGGCAGCCGGCGCTCACCCTGCCCTGCGGTTTCAGCCGCCTGGGTCTGCCCCTGGCGTTCCAGCTGATCGGCCGGCCGTTCGAGGAGGCGGCGGCGTTGCGCGCCGGCATGGCCTGGCAGGCGCGGACCGACTGGCACCTCCGCCATCCGGACGAAGCCGCCTGGCAGGGCCACGCCGCCTGA
- a CDS encoding TauD/TfdA family dioxygenase, producing the protein MTNHDLKPVSGRSVWHGRDLEVDRSFEFGLEPADVRELEDALAKAKTEGLAYADLTADNFRLPGLGATMRRIESELRDGRGFALLHGFPVDGHDLADLDMLYFGLCVQLGQPLTQNSDATLIHYVTDGALRPNQGTRGVGLPKESRLHVDLTDVVSLFCVRQAPDSPHSRVGSAGQIYNTLLERGPEALERLMAGFHWSRMGEQLGWEAPYSEYRVPLFSLAAGQLSCRYNRNWIESAATNDESLVTAEEREIFDLIDEIGHEARFEFPFEKGDIQFCNNLTVLHGRAAHAPIEAEAEKRLLLRIWLDLPDFRETVDEAVIRYGIGRHGLIGFTPEEMAAGLHRQPRPRRADGAIRL; encoded by the coding sequence ATGACCAACCATGACCTGAAACCCGTCAGCGGCCGGAGCGTCTGGCACGGCCGCGACCTGGAAGTGGATCGCAGTTTCGAGTTCGGCCTGGAACCGGCAGATGTCCGCGAACTGGAAGACGCGCTGGCGAAGGCGAAGACCGAAGGGCTCGCCTATGCCGATCTGACGGCGGACAATTTCCGCCTGCCAGGGCTCGGCGCGACGATGCGGCGGATCGAGTCGGAATTGCGCGACGGGCGCGGCTTCGCCTTGTTGCACGGCTTCCCGGTCGACGGCCACGACCTTGCCGATCTCGACATGCTCTATTTCGGCCTCTGCGTGCAGCTTGGTCAGCCGCTGACACAGAACAGCGACGCGACGCTGATCCACTACGTCACCGATGGGGCGCTCAGGCCCAACCAGGGCACCCGCGGCGTCGGTCTGCCGAAGGAATCGCGCCTGCATGTCGATCTGACCGACGTGGTCTCGCTGTTCTGCGTCCGCCAGGCGCCGGACTCGCCGCACAGCCGCGTCGGCAGCGCCGGACAGATCTACAATACGTTGCTGGAACGCGGTCCCGAGGCGCTGGAGCGGCTGATGGCCGGCTTTCACTGGTCGCGCATGGGCGAGCAGCTCGGCTGGGAAGCGCCGTATTCCGAGTACCGCGTGCCGCTGTTCTCACTCGCGGCAGGGCAGCTTTCCTGCCGCTACAACCGCAACTGGATCGAAAGCGCCGCCACGAATGACGAAAGCCTGGTCACGGCGGAGGAGCGCGAGATCTTCGACCTGATCGACGAGATTGGCCACGAAGCCCGCTTCGAGTTTCCCTTCGAGAAGGGCGACATCCAGTTCTGCAACAACCTGACCGTTCTGCACGGGCGCGCGGCCCACGCCCCGATCGAAGCGGAAGCCGAGAAGCGTCTGCTGCTGCGCATCTGGCTCGACCTGCCGGACTTCCGCGAGACGGTGGACGAGGCGGTGATCCGGTATGGCATTGGCCGCCACGGCCTGATCGGCTTCACGCCCGAGGAGATGGCGGCAGGCCTGCACCGCCAGCCACGGCCCCGCCGCGCCGACGGAGCGATCCGGCTGTGA
- a CDS encoding pirin family protein — protein sequence MSRSIAQTVTAHQQREGAGFLVRRPVPTRGLDQVDPFLMLDEVGPVDYGPGEALGAPDHPHRGFETVSYILQGEKLHEDSTGKTQLIRAGDVQWMTAGAGIVHSELPSPEMQRAGGTAHGFQIWVNLPAREKFAEPGYQHLAGAEIPRAASPDGRIEVVVIAGEAFGVAAKIGTRTPIWLQDWRVGAGAEAEIAIPTDFNAAAYVFDGTVSFGRERETVERGQMAVFGPGASLTVSGAGEGGRFLLLGGTPIGEPVARYGPFVMNSEEEIHAAVRDYQSGRMGEIERV from the coding sequence TTGAGCCGCAGCATCGCGCAGACCGTTACCGCGCACCAGCAGCGCGAGGGAGCGGGCTTTCTGGTGCGCCGGCCCGTGCCCACCAGGGGGCTGGACCAGGTCGATCCGTTCCTGATGCTGGACGAGGTCGGTCCCGTCGACTACGGACCGGGGGAGGCGCTCGGCGCGCCTGATCATCCGCACAGGGGATTCGAGACCGTCTCCTACATTCTGCAGGGCGAGAAGCTGCACGAGGATTCCACCGGCAAGACCCAGCTGATCCGCGCCGGCGACGTGCAGTGGATGACCGCCGGCGCCGGAATCGTCCATTCGGAGCTGCCCTCGCCGGAAATGCAGCGGGCGGGCGGCACGGCGCACGGCTTCCAGATCTGGGTCAACCTGCCGGCCCGGGAGAAGTTCGCGGAGCCCGGCTACCAGCATCTTGCCGGCGCCGAAATTCCGCGCGCGGCGAGTCCGGACGGGCGCATCGAGGTGGTGGTCATTGCCGGCGAGGCCTTCGGTGTAGCGGCGAAGATCGGCACGCGGACGCCGATCTGGCTGCAGGACTGGCGCGTCGGCGCCGGCGCGGAGGCGGAAATCGCCATCCCGACGGACTTCAACGCCGCCGCCTATGTCTTCGACGGCACGGTATCCTTTGGTCGGGAACGCGAAACGGTCGAACGCGGCCAGATGGCCGTCTTCGGGCCGGGCGCCTCGCTGACCGTGTCGGGGGCCGGCGAGGGCGGGCGTTTCCTGCTGTTGGGCGGCACGCCCATCGGCGAACCCGTGGCGCGCTACGGTCCCTTCGTCATGAACTCGGAGGAAGAGATCCACGCCGCCGTCCGCGACTACCAGTCCGGCCGCATGGGTGAGATCGAACGCGTCTGA
- a CDS encoding mechanosensitive ion channel family protein: MENESETETAAQLDRHLERLAELLPDLAGALVLLLAFVLVGWIIGRALGSLVRRRGDRIHANFVSRLPVWIFAFLGVLLATDLLGWENLAAGLLAGGGMTALILGFAFRGVGENFLAGFFLVFSRPFRIGDLIQSGDLPQGAVTAVDLRNTHVRTADGRDIYIPNSIIFNSPLINFTRDGLRRPTFTLGVDYRAPLPEVRAAIVARVAGLEGVLETPEPRVTIASYEATHVMLEVWVWIDTFRGADFALVRTAAMEAARSAVLDNGWKLSADVSSAVELVDGRPSESGR; encoded by the coding sequence ATGGAAAACGAGTCCGAGACGGAGACCGCCGCGCAACTGGATCGCCATCTCGAACGTCTGGCGGAACTACTGCCCGACCTCGCTGGCGCGCTCGTCCTGTTGCTGGCGTTCGTTCTGGTCGGCTGGATCATCGGCCGTGCGCTGGGGTCGCTGGTCCGCCGCCGGGGCGACCGCATCCACGCCAACTTCGTCAGTCGTCTGCCGGTCTGGATATTCGCCTTCCTGGGGGTGCTGCTGGCCACCGATCTGCTCGGCTGGGAAAATCTGGCCGCCGGTCTGCTCGCCGGCGGCGGGATGACGGCGTTGATTCTCGGCTTTGCCTTCCGCGGCGTCGGCGAGAATTTCCTGGCGGGTTTCTTTCTTGTCTTTTCCCGTCCCTTCCGCATCGGCGATCTCATTCAGTCGGGCGACCTGCCGCAAGGCGCGGTGACGGCTGTGGACCTGAGAAACACACATGTCCGCACCGCCGACGGCCGAGACATCTACATACCGAATTCGATCATCTTCAATTCGCCGCTGATCAACTTCACCCGGGACGGGCTGAGGCGGCCGACCTTCACCCTGGGCGTCGACTACCGCGCGCCGCTGCCGGAGGTTCGGGCGGCGATCGTCGCCCGGGTCGCCGGACTGGAGGGCGTACTGGAAACGCCGGAGCCGCGGGTGACGATCGCCAGCTACGAGGCCACCCATGTCATGCTGGAGGTCTGGGTCTGGATCGACACCTTCCGTGGCGCAGACTTCGCTTTGGTGCGCACCGCCGCGATGGAAGCGGCGCGCTCGGCCGTGCTCGACAATGGCTGGAAACTGAGCGCCGACGTCTCGAGCGCGGTCGAACTGGTGGACGGCCGCCCGTCGGAAAGCGGCCGCTGA
- a CDS encoding acyl-CoA carboxylase subunit beta has product MADGETGDENVGSVTGVFRERRRKIREEMGGAERIARLHDRGALTVRERIDRFLDPDSFIELGTFARSERPEDAATSPGDGKIGGYGTVDGRTVWVGGDDLTVKRGSSSVVGSRKKTRMLQQAVEHGHPFVFFAETGGARIPDTLGSEGFVKVTPSVETHRRNRSVPLATAILGNCFGGGTFQGAFSDFVVQLRGSCMAVTSPRVVEIATGEKISFEDLGGTEVHEKVTGMIDRVAETEDEAFQLIRDFLSYLPSNAWELPPEHDWPGLADVDETIYDLVPMRRTRAYDMRRVLRYLADDDRIFELKPRFGGSIITALSRMGGRTVGFVASQPLHYAGALSPGACDKITAFICLCDAFNIPLVFLQDVPGFMVGSKVEHDRLLSRAIMMVEALSICRVPRISLVFRKAFGLAYFAMGGTNMGSDVVAAWPSAELSFMDPDVGVNVVHGGRLEQAEDAAAERAALIEQWTEDTDPYDGAGILGVDEIVDPAETKRWLQSQIRRLRVKPKPWGQPNPLAYWPTCY; this is encoded by the coding sequence ATGGCCGATGGCGAAACCGGCGACGAGAATGTAGGCAGCGTGACCGGCGTGTTCCGGGAGCGGCGGCGGAAGATCCGCGAGGAGATGGGCGGCGCCGAGCGCATCGCGAGGCTGCACGATCGCGGCGCTCTGACCGTCCGCGAGCGCATTGACCGATTTCTTGATCCCGACAGCTTCATCGAACTCGGAACCTTCGCCCGGTCGGAGCGGCCCGAGGACGCTGCGACCTCGCCCGGCGACGGCAAGATCGGCGGCTATGGCACGGTCGATGGCCGCACGGTCTGGGTCGGTGGCGACGACCTGACCGTCAAGCGCGGTTCCAGCTCGGTGGTCGGCAGCCGCAAGAAGACGCGCATGCTGCAGCAGGCTGTGGAGCACGGCCATCCCTTCGTCTTCTTCGCCGAGACCGGCGGCGCGCGCATTCCCGATACCCTGGGCTCGGAGGGCTTCGTGAAGGTCACGCCCAGCGTCGAGACCCACCGGCGCAACCGCTCGGTTCCGCTGGCGACGGCGATCCTGGGCAATTGCTTCGGCGGTGGCACATTCCAGGGCGCCTTCTCCGACTTCGTCGTGCAGCTGAGGGGTTCCTGCATGGCGGTAACCAGCCCGCGCGTGGTGGAGATCGCCACGGGCGAGAAGATCAGCTTCGAGGATCTGGGCGGCACCGAGGTGCACGAAAAGGTCACCGGCATGATCGACCGGGTCGCCGAAACCGAGGACGAGGCCTTCCAGCTGATCCGGGATTTCCTCTCCTACCTGCCGTCGAACGCCTGGGAATTGCCCCCGGAGCACGACTGGCCCGGCCTCGCGGATGTCGACGAGACGATCTACGACCTGGTGCCGATGCGCCGCACCCGCGCCTACGACATGCGCCGGGTGCTGCGCTACCTGGCGGACGACGACCGCATCTTCGAGCTGAAACCGCGCTTCGGCGGCAGCATCATCACGGCTCTGTCGCGCATGGGCGGACGGACTGTGGGATTCGTCGCCTCCCAGCCGCTGCACTACGCCGGCGCGCTCTCACCGGGCGCGTGTGACAAGATCACGGCGTTCATCTGTCTCTGCGACGCCTTCAACATCCCGCTCGTCTTCCTGCAGGACGTACCCGGATTCATGGTCGGGTCCAAGGTGGAGCACGACCGGTTGCTCAGCCGCGCCATCATGATGGTGGAAGCGCTGTCGATCTGCCGGGTGCCGCGTATCTCGCTGGTCTTCCGCAAGGCTTTCGGGCTGGCCTACTTCGCCATGGGCGGCACCAACATGGGCTCCGATGTCGTCGCGGCCTGGCCGTCGGCCGAACTCTCCTTCATGGATCCGGACGTCGGCGTCAATGTCGTGCATGGCGGGCGGCTGGAACAGGCCGAGGACGCGGCGGCGGAGCGTGCGGCTCTGATTGAGCAGTGGACGGAGGATACCGACCCCTATGATGGCGCTGGCATTCTCGGCGTCGACGAGATTGTCGACCCGGCCGAGACCAAGCGCTGGCTGCAGTCGCAGATCCGCCGCTTGCGGGTGAAGCCGAAGCCCTGGGGGCAGCCCAACCCGCTGGCCTACTGGCCAACCTGCTACTGA